One genomic window of Desulfurococcus mucosus DSM 2162 includes the following:
- a CDS encoding 3-methyl-2-oxobutanoate dehydrogenase subunit beta — MSASRPKPPIPYRMRDVVLPGDAACPGCPIPMAWKVLSAVFGDKMILIIPACCSSVVVGTYPFHSLKTSIVHVPFASAAAVASGVAEALERRGIRDVQVIAWAGDGGTADIGMASLSGAAERNNNIIYIMYDNEAYMNTGIQRSSSTPLGAWTTTTPIKGKTEAKKDVAKIMIAHGVPYVATASVAYPHDFYNKLQKARGIKGFRFIHLHAPCPIGWRFDPKYTVRIARLAVETGLWILYEYHDGKLTLSSPSRAYIDPGKRKPVEEYLKLQGRFKNISREQVEEILRHVEMNWEWVKRHM; from the coding sequence ATGTCGGCCAGCAGACCTAAGCCACCCATACCCTACAGGATGAGGGACGTGGTTCTCCCAGGGGACGCTGCGTGCCCCGGTTGCCCGATACCCATGGCGTGGAAGGTTCTCTCAGCAGTGTTCGGCGACAAGATGATACTGATTATACCGGCATGCTGCTCCTCCGTCGTAGTTGGAACATACCCGTTCCACTCCTTGAAGACGAGCATAGTGCACGTCCCCTTCGCATCAGCCGCAGCCGTGGCCTCCGGGGTGGCTGAGGCCCTTGAACGCCGCGGCATACGCGACGTCCAGGTGATCGCGTGGGCCGGTGACGGCGGGACAGCTGACATAGGTATGGCCAGCCTCAGCGGTGCAGCGGAGAGGAACAATAACATAATATACATAATGTATGATAACGAAGCCTACATGAACACGGGTATACAGAGAAGCTCTTCAACACCCCTAGGCGCGTGGACGACTACGACGCCCATCAAGGGGAAGACTGAGGCTAAGAAGGATGTAGCGAAGATAATGATAGCGCATGGAGTACCCTACGTGGCCACCGCCAGCGTAGCATACCCCCATGACTTCTACAATAAGCTGCAGAAGGCCAGGGGGATCAAGGGCTTCAGATTCATACATCTCCACGCACCATGCCCGATAGGCTGGAGATTCGATCCAAAGTACACGGTGAGAATCGCCAGGCTCGCCGTTGAAACAGGGCTATGGATACTCTACGAGTACCATGACGGTAAGTTAACGCTGTCCAGCCCGAGCAGGGCATACATTGACCCAGGGAAACGGAAGCCTGTGGAGGAATACTTGAAGCTGCAGGGCAGGTTCAAGAACATCAGTAGGGAGCAGGTGGAGGAGATATTGAGGCATGTTGAGATGAACTGGGAGTGGGTTAAGAGACACATGTGA
- a CDS encoding preprotein translocase subunit Sec61beta, producing the protein MSKKGRRRRDTPGMFSAAGLVRYYEESDVGVKLKPHVLVALMVAFTVAVIVLSKVAPP; encoded by the coding sequence ATGAGTAAGAAGGGGAGGCGTAGAAGGGACACCCCTGGCATGTTCTCGGCGGCCGGGTTGGTCAGGTATTATGAGGAGAGCGATGTAGGCGTGAAGCTGAAGCCCCATGTACTGGTGGCGTTAATGGTTGCATTCACGGTGGCCGTGATAGTTTTATCCAAGGTTGCGCCGCCTTGA
- a CDS encoding MazG nucleotide pyrophosphohydrolase domain-containing protein, giving the protein MDIREAQEHIKRLYYERDSARGVFATFTWFAEEVGELAEALLHMDRGMLEEELADVFAWLLSIANLVNVDLEEAFKKKYPGHGSF; this is encoded by the coding sequence ATGGATATCAGGGAGGCCCAGGAGCATATCAAGCGGCTCTACTATGAGAGGGATAGTGCTAGAGGCGTGTTCGCAACGTTCACATGGTTCGCCGAGGAGGTTGGAGAGCTCGCCGAGGCATTGCTCCACATGGATCGAGGAATGCTTGAAGAGGAGTTAGCCGATGTATTCGCATGGTTGCTCAGCATAGCTAACCTTGTCAACGTGGATTTAGAGGAGGCGTTCAAGAAGAAGTATCCCGGCCACGGTAGCTTTTAA
- a CDS encoding geranylgeranylglyceryl/heptaprenylglyceryl phosphate synthase — MKNRVYRYIVDKLSQGEKLHFTLVDPDKAGNLDKLEELADLAASAGSDLFLIGGSTSVTPEEAGIVADTLKKTGLPVVIFPGNINCLTPRADAVLFMVLMNTLEPYYLMQVQVLAAPLIRKYGLETIPTGYIVFNMDTAVGHVGRVYPIPYSKPELALAYGLAAEMMGFKLLYLEAGSGAPSPIPPVFPQVIKRNTGLITMVGGGIRSPEAVVELLKAGADIIVTGTVMERDPVKGVEVVKAVKSYRGRDTSS, encoded by the coding sequence ATGAAGAACCGTGTATACAGGTACATAGTTGACAAGCTTTCACAAGGGGAGAAACTACACTTCACACTGGTCGACCCGGATAAAGCGGGCAACCTAGATAAGCTTGAGGAGCTCGCGGATCTAGCGGCGAGCGCCGGGTCCGATCTCTTCCTTATAGGTGGGAGCACTAGTGTAACCCCTGAGGAAGCCGGGATTGTTGCTGATACATTGAAGAAAACAGGCCTACCAGTAGTGATATTCCCCGGTAACATAAACTGCCTGACCCCTCGGGCGGATGCAGTCTTATTCATGGTGTTGATGAATACTCTTGAACCATACTACTTGATGCAGGTGCAGGTGTTGGCTGCACCATTGATAAGGAAGTATGGTCTTGAAACCATTCCAACAGGATACATAGTGTTCAACATGGATACAGCTGTGGGGCACGTGGGGAGAGTATACCCTATACCCTACTCGAAGCCAGAGCTAGCCCTAGCCTACGGGCTTGCAGCCGAGATGATGGGGTTTAAACTACTATACCTGGAGGCTGGGAGCGGGGCGCCGAGCCCTATTCCACCGGTGTTTCCACAGGTGATTAAGAGGAATACGGGGCTCATAACAATGGTCGGCGGCGGTATCAGGTCGCCTGAAGCAGTGGTGGAGTTGTTGAAGGCCGGGGCAGACATAATAGTTACAGGCACAGTCATGGAGAGGGACCCCGTGAAAGGGGTTGAGGTAGTAAAGGCCGTTAAAAGCTACCGTGGCCGGGATACTTCTTCTTGA
- a CDS encoding metal-binding protein: protein MDLRETRSRLSTDSSALTLEGRNAREVLSLVYSYRFVRLVVNGGEIWVYTGPERDYVAIPGTYCSCMDFAIRVVSRGETPYCKHLLGLEVARRLGKYREVRLGSEEAVAVVREALFKGFSKTLHRMLYKY, encoded by the coding sequence ATGGATCTACGTGAAACCCGTTCAAGGCTTTCAACAGACTCCTCAGCCCTCACTCTTGAGGGGAGGAATGCTAGGGAAGTGCTCTCCCTCGTCTACTCATACAGGTTCGTCAGGCTCGTGGTGAATGGTGGAGAAATATGGGTGTACACGGGTCCCGAGAGGGACTATGTGGCTATACCTGGCACCTACTGTAGCTGCATGGATTTCGCTATCAGGGTTGTGTCGCGTGGTGAAACCCCGTATTGCAAGCACCTCCTGGGGCTCGAGGTCGCCCGTAGGCTCGGCAAGTACAGGGAGGTTAGATTGGGATCCGAGGAGGCTGTCGCCGTGGTCAGGGAGGCTCTTTTCAAGGGGTTTTCGAAAACCCTTCACAGGATGCTATATAAATACTGA
- the mtnA gene encoding S-methyl-5-thioribose-1-phosphate isomerase: MGGVVLKRDLRYPLKIRAVWFDEDSKKVCWINTLKLPFQEEVYCSDDPGRVAKAIVDMEIRGAPAIGVAAALAVGAYSTRISGLPLGDFKERVEEAIDTLWRTRPTAYNLFYALKRLRRVLEEGVAGGVEPPVLSRRILEEALEVMWEDVESNIMIGEHGAELIPDGATILTHCNAGALATSAFGTAEAVMRVAWYKGKRIRVIATETRPMLQGARLTVWELVKEGIPVTLITDNMAGYVIRKGLVNAVIVGADRVTREGYVVNKIGTYMIALAAKRHGVPFYVAAPTSTIDLSSTVNDVVIEERNPWEVKHVLGRPITLEEADALNYAFDITDPDLVTAIITEKGVVYPPFRESLERIMGGR; the protein is encoded by the coding sequence ATGGGTGGTGTAGTGTTGAAGAGGGATCTACGGTACCCGCTCAAGATCAGGGCTGTATGGTTCGACGAGGACTCCAAGAAGGTGTGCTGGATAAACACTCTTAAACTCCCCTTCCAGGAGGAGGTTTACTGCAGCGATGACCCGGGGAGAGTCGCCAAGGCTATAGTCGACATGGAGATACGTGGGGCCCCAGCCATAGGGGTTGCGGCTGCACTAGCGGTTGGAGCCTACTCCACCAGGATCAGTGGTCTCCCCCTAGGGGACTTCAAGGAGAGGGTTGAGGAGGCCATAGACACCTTGTGGAGGACGCGCCCCACAGCATACAACTTGTTCTACGCCTTGAAGAGGTTGAGAAGGGTGCTTGAGGAGGGTGTGGCAGGCGGAGTGGAGCCCCCGGTTCTCTCCAGGAGGATCCTTGAGGAGGCGCTCGAGGTGATGTGGGAGGACGTGGAGTCCAATATAATGATAGGTGAACACGGCGCGGAGCTGATACCCGACGGGGCCACGATACTGACGCACTGTAACGCAGGGGCCCTAGCTACCTCTGCATTCGGGACTGCTGAGGCAGTGATGAGGGTTGCATGGTATAAGGGTAAGAGGATAAGGGTGATAGCCACTGAGACCCGTCCAATGCTTCAGGGCGCTAGGCTAACAGTGTGGGAGCTGGTTAAGGAGGGCATCCCGGTAACATTGATCACGGATAACATGGCTGGATACGTTATCAGGAAGGGCTTGGTCAACGCTGTGATCGTGGGTGCGGACAGGGTGACCAGGGAAGGGTATGTTGTGAACAAGATAGGCACGTACATGATAGCTCTGGCCGCTAAGAGGCACGGTGTCCCCTTCTATGTTGCAGCCCCTACGAGCACCATAGACCTCTCGAGCACAGTCAACGATGTAGTGATAGAGGAGAGGAACCCCTGGGAAGTGAAGCACGTGCTAGGCAGGCCTATAACGCTCGAGGAAGCCGATGCTTTAAACTACGCGTTCGACATCACCGACCCAGATCTCGTTACAGCCATAATAACGGAGAAGGGCGTAGTATACCCGCCGTTCAGGGAGAGCCTTGAAAGAATTATGGGAGGCCGGTGA
- a CDS encoding endonuclease, which yields MTGLNGESGLRILFDPSTCRASTSDPRAVGILEEKWFGRRSRGDLVLDLVEVAYLILEKKAVVETATGVVLSSLEELMREAYGCFKDFFWPQLLVYKDLRDRGRRVRVVDQGRFLVKDKSGGLRLVYVLEEKKLISIDSIVKEAENARDNSLQLVLAIVSLQGDITYYEAGEVALG from the coding sequence GTGACCGGGTTGAACGGGGAGAGCGGTTTAAGAATACTCTTCGATCCATCGACCTGCAGGGCTTCCACGAGTGATCCGAGAGCCGTGGGCATCCTCGAGGAGAAGTGGTTTGGGAGGAGGAGCCGTGGAGACCTCGTATTAGACCTAGTCGAAGTAGCATACTTGATCCTCGAGAAAAAAGCCGTCGTGGAGACGGCAACCGGAGTCGTCCTCTCAAGCCTGGAGGAGCTTATGCGGGAGGCATACGGGTGCTTCAAGGACTTCTTCTGGCCACAGCTACTGGTCTACAAGGATCTAAGGGATAGGGGTAGGAGGGTTAGGGTGGTGGATCAAGGCAGGTTCCTCGTTAAAGACAAGTCAGGCGGTCTCAGACTAGTCTACGTCCTAGAGGAGAAGAAGCTCATCAGCATAGATAGCATCGTGAAGGAAGCTGAGAACGCGAGGGATAATAGCCTGCAACTAGTTCTAGCCATAGTGAGCCTGCAGGGCGATATAACGTATTACGAGGCAGGCGAGGTGGCACTGGGGTGA
- the hisS gene encoding histidine--tRNA ligase, with the protein MSEEDILNPPRGMRDIVGVEAELHEYLADVFRETARRHGFKPIITPTVEYFKLFEMKSGEEIKRSMYVFQDKAGRTLALRPEVTASVVRAYLKEMRALPKPVRLYYVAQCFRYEEPQKARYREFWQGGLEVIGDPDINADASVAFAASSFLEAVGVKHYYVVGNVSTYRVLMDKMGVPGETQDLILHLIDKDRVGDALKVLGGVVTGGHVELFNKLLNSGLDEAPGILREFRLLGEGEQTTLEAELARTREFIDLLNQMGFHAVYEPRLVRGLAYYSGLIFEYKTSEGLTVSIGGGGRYDGLTRVYGGEYEYSTGLALGLDRIALLLSPEKAVPRRSLIVVSILEGVPLKAGYELVKRITSGGLAVIPYRARTVSKALGFANKQGADAVVILGRRELESGVVTVKDMHTGMQSTIEAGDTDALIKLLEKHGGRG; encoded by the coding sequence GTGAGCGAGGAAGACATACTCAACCCGCCGAGAGGTATGAGGGACATAGTTGGCGTGGAAGCCGAGCTACACGAGTACCTTGCCGACGTCTTCAGGGAGACGGCGAGGAGACACGGCTTCAAGCCCATTATAACGCCAACCGTTGAATACTTCAAGCTCTTCGAGATGAAGAGCGGTGAGGAGATAAAGAGATCAATGTACGTGTTCCAGGATAAAGCCGGTAGAACCCTGGCTTTAAGACCCGAGGTGACGGCAAGCGTTGTCAGAGCATACTTGAAGGAGATGCGGGCTCTGCCTAAACCGGTTAGACTATACTATGTCGCACAGTGCTTCAGGTACGAGGAGCCACAGAAAGCAAGGTACAGGGAGTTCTGGCAGGGCGGGCTAGAGGTCATAGGGGACCCCGATATAAATGCCGATGCATCCGTGGCTTTCGCCGCCAGCAGCTTCCTCGAGGCCGTCGGCGTTAAACACTACTATGTGGTAGGCAATGTCTCAACATACAGGGTCCTCATGGATAAGATGGGTGTACCCGGGGAGACACAGGACCTCATCCTCCACTTAATAGACAAGGACAGGGTCGGCGATGCACTCAAGGTACTAGGCGGCGTCGTCACCGGGGGTCACGTAGAGTTGTTTAACAAGCTCCTTAACAGCGGGCTGGACGAAGCCCCCGGTATACTGAGAGAGTTCAGGCTCCTGGGGGAGGGGGAGCAGACCACCCTAGAGGCTGAGTTAGCGAGGACACGGGAGTTCATCGACCTCCTGAACCAGATGGGGTTCCACGCCGTCTACGAGCCAAGGCTGGTGAGGGGGCTCGCATATTATTCAGGGTTGATCTTCGAGTACAAGACTAGTGAAGGCCTCACCGTGAGCATAGGGGGTGGAGGCAGGTACGATGGGTTGACAAGGGTTTACGGCGGGGAATACGAGTATTCAACCGGCCTAGCACTAGGCCTCGACAGGATAGCACTCCTGCTCAGCCCGGAGAAGGCTGTCCCGAGGAGGAGCCTCATAGTGGTCTCCATCCTGGAAGGGGTCCCGCTTAAAGCAGGCTACGAGCTCGTGAAGAGAATTACCAGTGGAGGCCTAGCCGTTATCCCTTACAGGGCGCGCACCGTGTCCAAGGCCCTCGGCTTCGCCAACAAGCAGGGCGCCGACGCCGTTGTAATACTAGGTAGGAGAGAGCTTGAATCAGGGGTTGTCACGGTTAAAGACATGCATACAGGGATGCAGTCAACCATTGAAGCCGGTGACACGGATGCCTTAATCAAGCTCCTTGAGAAGCATGGGGGGCGGGGTTAA
- a CDS encoding RtcB family protein: MARPSLEKISDYEWRIPRSYKPCMKTDAVVFADEYLLEKMEGDLTLEQAANVACLPGIKLYSYVMPDGHQGYGFPIGGVAGFDVEEGVISPGGVGYDINCGVRVLRTELDVDDVKPRLKELVDALFRNVPSGVGSTGHLRLGFNELDEVLNRGVEWAVEAGFGWKRDIEHIEERGRMKTADAGKVSKVAKQRGHEQLGTLGAGNHFLEIQVVDEIYDPEAAKTMGITRIGQVTLMIHTGSRGLGHQVASDYLMVMERAMRKYGIQVPDRELAALPFQSPEAQDYFKAMSAAANFAWANRQIITHWTRESFKQVFKRDPEELGIEIIYDIAHNIAKIEEHTVNGEKHRVVVHRKGATRAFPPGHPDIPGDYQSIGQPVLIPGSMGTASYILLGTANGARTWFSAPHGAGRWLSRGDAIRSYSPEKVVDELGRKGVVLKAATRRVISEEAPGAYKDVDRVVMVAHKVGIARPVVRMRPIGVVKG; the protein is encoded by the coding sequence ATGGCTAGGCCAAGCCTTGAGAAGATAAGCGATTACGAGTGGAGGATACCGAGGAGCTACAAGCCCTGCATGAAGACCGATGCCGTGGTCTTCGCTGACGAATACCTCCTTGAGAAGATGGAGGGCGACCTAACCCTCGAGCAGGCGGCTAACGTGGCATGCCTGCCGGGGATAAAACTGTACTCGTATGTCATGCCTGATGGACACCAGGGATACGGCTTCCCAATAGGTGGGGTAGCTGGGTTCGACGTTGAGGAGGGCGTGATAAGCCCCGGCGGCGTAGGCTACGATATCAACTGCGGTGTGAGAGTGTTGAGAACGGAGCTAGACGTCGACGACGTTAAACCGAGGCTCAAGGAGCTTGTCGACGCCTTGTTCAGGAATGTTCCAAGCGGCGTGGGCTCCACGGGCCACCTAAGGCTCGGGTTCAACGAGCTTGACGAGGTGTTGAACAGGGGTGTTGAATGGGCTGTGGAAGCCGGCTTCGGGTGGAAGAGGGATATTGAGCATATAGAGGAACGAGGGAGGATGAAGACCGCTGACGCAGGCAAGGTGAGCAAGGTGGCTAAGCAGAGGGGGCACGAGCAGCTCGGCACACTTGGGGCTGGGAACCACTTCCTCGAGATACAGGTCGTCGATGAAATATATGATCCAGAGGCAGCGAAAACAATGGGTATAACGAGGATCGGACAGGTGACATTAATGATACACACTGGTAGCAGGGGGCTGGGACACCAGGTTGCAAGCGACTACCTAATGGTGATGGAGAGAGCAATGAGGAAATACGGTATACAGGTACCCGACAGGGAGCTGGCTGCACTGCCCTTCCAGTCGCCTGAGGCACAAGACTACTTCAAGGCGATGTCGGCGGCAGCCAACTTCGCCTGGGCTAACAGGCAGATAATAACGCACTGGACGAGGGAGAGCTTCAAGCAGGTGTTCAAGAGGGATCCCGAGGAGCTAGGCATAGAAATAATATATGATATAGCACACAACATTGCGAAAATAGAGGAGCACACGGTGAACGGTGAAAAACACCGGGTGGTCGTCCACAGGAAAGGAGCTACAAGAGCCTTCCCACCAGGACACCCAGATATACCGGGCGACTACCAGTCCATAGGGCAACCAGTCCTCATACCGGGAAGCATGGGTACAGCCAGCTACATACTGCTCGGCACAGCCAACGGGGCTAGAACATGGTTCAGCGCACCCCACGGCGCCGGCAGGTGGCTCAGCCGTGGAGACGCCATCAGGTCTTACAGCCCTGAGAAAGTAGTCGACGAGCTAGGCAGGAAAGGCGTGGTCTTAAAGGCTGCGACAAGGAGGGTTATAAGCGAGGAGGCCCCGGGAGCATACAAGGATGTCGACAGAGTAGTAATGGTCGCACATAAAGTAGGGATAGCTAGACCCGTTGTCAGAATGCGGCCCATAGGCGTTGTTAAAGGATGA
- a CDS encoding DNA topoisomerase VI subunit B translates to MGEAAEKYRAISPAEFFYKYREIAGFSSPARAIYQTVRELVENALDATDAHGILPDVKISIKRVDEIQEFYRITVEDNGIGIPPDVVPDAFGRVLFSSKYVLRQTRGMYGLGVKMAVLYGQMTTGRPVEVITSKSGFKRIYYFKLRIDVNKNEPVIIERSSWRKNRDWHGTIVSITIEGDWGRAKQKIKEYLFKTAIVTPYANIVALTPDDEIVYYPRVVDKLPSPPVEVKPHPHGVDLELLKQIISSHNYSSVEELLIKGFQSIGEATARLILQQAGVDPAKPPVDLTENELLSLVNTLRSMKDIRAPSTKAISPLGSEIIEAGLKHVFQPEFTYAVSRRPQAYQGHPFVVEAGVAYGGKTPLSENDKPIILRYANKIPLLYDEGSDVTTLVVKEDIGWDNYMITFPAPIAILVHVCSTKIPFKGVGKESIADVPEVRREIKLALMDVLRELRKYLSKKAREEELKKRAEHLAKYIPEVARSLALITSGGDKEAEALLLRRLVSIVSKRTGIPVTEIQGVLESVKIGA, encoded by the coding sequence ATGGGGGAGGCGGCCGAGAAGTATAGGGCTATTAGTCCAGCCGAGTTCTTCTACAAGTACAGGGAGATCGCCGGGTTCTCGAGCCCGGCTAGAGCCATATATCAAACCGTAAGGGAACTCGTGGAGAACGCTTTAGACGCGACGGATGCACACGGCATTCTTCCAGATGTAAAGATCTCTATTAAAAGGGTTGACGAAATCCAGGAGTTCTACAGGATCACCGTTGAGGACAACGGGATAGGAATACCTCCCGACGTGGTTCCAGACGCCTTTGGCAGAGTCCTCTTCAGCAGTAAGTATGTGCTCAGGCAGACCCGTGGAATGTACGGGCTCGGAGTAAAGATGGCTGTGCTCTACGGGCAGATGACCACCGGTAGACCCGTTGAAGTAATCACCAGTAAATCAGGGTTTAAGAGGATCTACTACTTCAAGCTGAGGATAGATGTAAACAAGAATGAACCAGTCATCATTGAGAGGAGCTCCTGGAGGAAGAACAGGGATTGGCATGGAACCATAGTGTCGATAACCATAGAGGGCGACTGGGGGAGGGCTAAGCAGAAGATAAAGGAATACTTGTTTAAAACCGCTATTGTAACCCCCTACGCTAACATAGTTGCCTTGACACCGGATGATGAAATCGTCTACTACCCCAGGGTGGTTGACAAGCTGCCCTCCCCACCCGTGGAGGTGAAGCCGCATCCCCACGGCGTAGACCTGGAGTTGTTGAAGCAGATAATCTCCTCGCACAACTATAGCAGCGTGGAGGAGCTGTTGATCAAGGGCTTCCAGAGCATAGGTGAGGCAACGGCGAGACTCATACTGCAGCAGGCTGGAGTAGACCCGGCTAAGCCACCGGTCGACCTCACGGAGAACGAGCTCCTCTCACTGGTCAACACGCTTAGATCAATGAAGGATATAAGGGCACCCTCAACCAAGGCGATCTCCCCCCTGGGCAGTGAGATAATTGAAGCCGGCTTGAAGCACGTCTTCCAGCCGGAGTTCACCTACGCTGTCTCGAGGCGGCCGCAGGCCTACCAGGGACACCCCTTCGTAGTGGAGGCCGGTGTGGCCTACGGGGGGAAGACGCCTCTAAGCGAGAATGATAAACCGATAATACTCAGGTATGCTAACAAGATCCCCTTGCTCTACGATGAGGGAAGCGATGTTACTACACTTGTGGTCAAGGAGGACATAGGCTGGGACAACTACATGATAACCTTCCCAGCACCCATCGCGATACTCGTACACGTCTGCAGCACTAAGATACCGTTTAAAGGCGTTGGGAAAGAAAGCATAGCCGATGTCCCAGAGGTGCGGAGAGAAATCAAGCTCGCCCTTATGGATGTGTTAAGGGAGCTCAGGAAGTACTTGTCGAAGAAGGCGAGAGAAGAGGAGTTGAAGAAGAGGGCTGAACACCTGGCAAAATACATTCCTGAAGTAGCGAGGAGCCTGGCGTTGATAACCTCCGGCGGCGACAAGGAGGCTGAGGCCCTGTTACTGCGGCGACTGGTCTCAATAGTCTCCAAGCGCACAGGCATACCGGTAACCGAGATACAGGGGGTGCTTGAATCAGTTAAAATAGGGGCGTAG